The Dehalococcoidia bacterium DNA segment TCGAAGACGCAGCCTTTATACCGCCATCGGCGTTACCTTCGGGGTCAGCCTGATCCTCATTTCGGCCGGCATGATCGATTCCCTCGATGAACTGATGAGCTTCATGTTCGACAAGGTCCAGCGGTATGACGCCCGGATCGAATTCGCCCAACCGCAGCCTTCCGCCATCGCCGAAGAGATCGGCCAATGGGAAGGGGTGGAAAAAGTGGAACTGATGATCGAAGCCCCTACCCGGATGGACTTTGGAGGGGAAACGTACACCACGCTCACTCTGGCCTTCCCCACCAATGGCGATCTGCGAGGTATGTACACTCCGTCCAATAAGGAACTCCACCCCGAAAATCAAGGAATTCTGCTGAGCGAAGGCCTCAAGAATACACTCCATATCCGTACCGGAGACCTGCTTGGTCTGACATTTCCCTGGGGGCAAACGCAGCAAGAGGTCACCGGATTCGTCAAGGAACCCATGGGCAGCTTCGGATACATGTCGCTGGAGAAGATGCAACAACTGGGATCGGGAGCAGACATGATCACCGGAGCATTGCTGAAGGTCCCGGCTGAATTCGAAAATGCCATCAGGGAAAAGGCTTACGCTTTGGAAGCCACCGCCTCGGTGGAACTGACATCCGAAACCCGAAGTGACATGGACGCGATGATGCAAGCCGGAAGTGCCATGCTGTGGATCATGCTTCTTTTCGGCGCTGTGCTCGCCATGGCCATTGTCTTCACCACCGTCACGGTGAACATTCTGGAGCGGGGCCGGGAAATCGCCACCATGCGAACCCTGGGAGAATCCACCCGTCGCATCGGCCTGATGATCACCATTGAGAATCTTCTGCTGGGACTGGGCGGGCTGCTCCCCGGAATCCTCATGGGATACCTGATCGCGCTCTACTTCTTCAGCATGTTCCAGGGCGACATGTTCTCCATGGATCTGGTGATACACAGGCAAACCTATGGGATGACCATGGGGATCGTCATCTTGATCATGCTCCTCTCGCAGCTTCCCGGCGTCCGCAGCCTCAGCCGGCTGGACCTGGCAAAAGCCACCAAACAGCAGGCAAGCTGAACCCGAAAAAGATTCTATCGATGGTTTGTCTGGCACATGATCAGAGAACCCTTAATTGAAAGCACAAAGTGGCCTGTGCTATAATTGGCCACGAATTGTTTGGCTAGGAGGAATCATGAGCAGCGTTACTTTGATAACAGAAAATATCTACCGAATCGATGCTCAACTGGCCGGAGCGCAGATGCCTGCCGTATCCTACCTCATCGCAGGAAATCCGGCCGCGCTCATTGAGACGGGCCCGACCAGTGCTGCCCCGGCCCTGTTGGATGCGCTACGTCAGATCGGACAGGACCCGACAAAAATCGCCTTTATCATCCCCACTCATATTCATATCGATCACGGAGGAGGTGTGGGATATCTGGGCCAACAATGGCCCGGGGCCAAAATCGTGCTGCATGAGCAAGGGGCCCCCCATCTACTGGAGCCCTCCAAACTCATCGCCGGCACCAAACGAGCCTTTGGGGACCAGTTCGAGGAGACTTTTGGCCCCATACTGGCGGTAGCCCAGTCACAAGTAATCCCCGTGAAAGGCGGCGAGACGTTATCCCTGGGAAATCGAGAGCTGAAGATCATCGATACCCCGGGGC contains these protein-coding regions:
- a CDS encoding MBL fold metallo-hydrolase — its product is MSSVTLITENIYRIDAQLAGAQMPAVSYLIAGNPAALIETGPTSAAPALLDALRQIGQDPTKIAFIIPTHIHIDHGGGVGYLGQQWPGAKIVLHEQGAPHLLEPSKLIAGTKRAFGDQFEETFGPILAVAQSQVIPVKGGETLSLGNRELKIIDTPGHAPNHISVYDSASRGLFCGEALGLPLGETGFVLPTAIPPNFDLKAALETIEKAEKLAPAILFYSHDGVSRDVKNRLQAARTTTRRAGDLVLSGLKSGEKFEQVLERVSQGLAQDGLPVSGLDFSAMVGGYMLYFQKEFQKGKPA
- a CDS encoding FtsX-like permease family protein yields the protein VSGLMPAWAASKIPPAEAMRTPAPAAGRRLLLERIFPFLKKLSSLWKIPLRNIFRNRRRSLYTAIGVTFGVSLILISAGMIDSLDELMSFMFDKVQRYDARIEFAQPQPSAIAEEIGQWEGVEKVELMIEAPTRMDFGGETYTTLTLAFPTNGDLRGMYTPSNKELHPENQGILLSEGLKNTLHIRTGDLLGLTFPWGQTQQEVTGFVKEPMGSFGYMSLEKMQQLGSGADMITGALLKVPAEFENAIREKAYALEATASVELTSETRSDMDAMMQAGSAMLWIMLLFGAVLAMAIVFTTVTVNILERGREIATMRTLGESTRRIGLMITIENLLLGLGGLLPGILMGYLIALYFFSMFQGDMFSMDLVIHRQTYGMTMGIVILIMLLSQLPGVRSLSRLDLAKATKQQAS